From Watersipora subatra chromosome 2, tzWatSuba1.1, whole genome shotgun sequence, one genomic window encodes:
- the LOC137387195 gene encoding acyl-CoA-binding domain-containing protein 4-like isoform X2 has product MDDTKTSRQFAAAVKVIQGLPKDGSFKPSHEMMLKFYAFYKQATKGACTAPRPGFWDVVGKAKWDAWSSLGTMSSEDAMRGYVAELTQIVEMVPQTDEVSYLVKELDEFQKMIKVVPEETLPTDSTLSSPTSLGMNESQSQTLCNGHLPKHSSKENISSLDKKAQPPHTNTTADTMHATPDIVSMGQAEPSTESHIGTPSLRDSDTDSEEYMDSSDVVSTTYSLPGVSKEKKVDLLASCPPLAEEDNYDSKADAASASIYTQPAHSSLRSTNHITARPKRIDSSRPHTVTFLMPEPPGERTTSTSTDTVNEKLRMALLNMQQEVNSLEKRLGLVEQITVNERRKQLDQRRDIMKWWPFPEMKPKTVILLLIWPVFVAWFMRFLSSRRRR; this is encoded by the exons ATGGATGACACTAAAACTTCGAGACAGTTTGCTGCAGCAGTGAAAGTCATTCAAGGCTTACCTAAAGATG GATCATTTAAACCTTCTCATGAAATGATGCTGAAGTTCTATGCTTTCTACAAACAAGCCACCAAGGGCGCATGTACAGCGCCCAGACCTGGTTTCTGGGATGTGGTTGGCAAAGCTAAGTG GGACGCTTGGAGTAGTCTGGGAACCATGTCAAGTGAAGATGCGATGAGAGGCTATGTAGCTGAACTCACTCAG ATAGTCGAAATGGTGCCACAGACAGATGAAGTGAGTTATCTTGTCAAGGAGCTCGATGAATTCCAAAAGATGATCAAAGTTGTTCCAGAAGAGACGCTACCAACTGACAGTACATTGAGCTCTCCGACCAGTCTAGGCATGAATGAGTCGCAATCACAAACTCTCTGTAATGGTCATCTTCCAAAACACAGCTCAAAAGAAAACATTTCATCACTCGACAAAAAAGCGCAGCCTCCTCATACAAACACTACAGCGGATACAATGCACGCTACACCAGATATCGTATCCATGGGACAAGCCGAGCCATCCACTGAAAGTCATATAGGAACTCCATCCTTACGAGATAGTGACACTGACAGTGAGGAATACATGGACTCATCCGATGTAGTGTCCACCACATATTCTCTG CCAGGTGTTTCTAAAGAAAAGAAAGTAGATCTCTTAGCCAGTTGTCCCCCTTTAGCGGAGGAAGACAATTACGATAGTAAAGCTGACGCTGCATCTGCCAGTATTTACACGCAGCCAGCCCATAGTAGCCTGCGCTCCACGAATCACATAACAGCCCGACCTAAGCGAATAGACTCTAGCCGTCCTCATACAG TTACTTTTCTCATGCCTGAACCGCCAGGGGAGAGAACAACTTCAACAAGCACTGACACAGTCAATGAGAAATTGAGGATGGCACTACTGAACATGCAACAAGAGGTGAATTCTCTGGAGAAAAGACTTGGTCTTGTCGAGCAAATAACTGTGAATGAAAGGAGGAAACAGCTGGATCAGAGACGAGACATTATG AAATGGTGGCCATTTCCAGAGATGAAACCAAAAACTGTCATTCTGCTACTGATATGGCCCGTATTTGTTGCTTGGTTTATGAGGTTCCTATCATCTCGCAG GAGGCGATAG
- the LOC137387195 gene encoding acyl-CoA-binding domain-containing protein 4-like isoform X1, with amino-acid sequence MDDTKTSRQFAAAVKVIQGLPKDGSFKPSHEMMLKFYAFYKQATKGACTAPRPGFWDVVGKAKWDAWSSLGTMSSEDAMRGYVAELTQIVEMVPQTDEVSYLVKELDEFQKMIKVVPEETLPTDSTLSSPTSLGMNESQSQTLCNGHLPKHSSKENISSLDKKAQPPHTNTTADTMHATPDIVSMGQAEPSTESHIGTPSLRDSDTDSEEYMDSSDVVSTTYSLPGVSKEKKVDLLASCPPLAEEDNYDSKADAASASIYTQPAHSSLRSTNHITARPKRIDSSRPHTGERTTSTSTDTVNEKLRMALLNMQQEVNSLEKRLGLVEQITVNERRKQLDQRRDIMKWWPFPEMKPKTVILLLIWPVFVAWFMRFLSSRRRR; translated from the exons ATGGATGACACTAAAACTTCGAGACAGTTTGCTGCAGCAGTGAAAGTCATTCAAGGCTTACCTAAAGATG GATCATTTAAACCTTCTCATGAAATGATGCTGAAGTTCTATGCTTTCTACAAACAAGCCACCAAGGGCGCATGTACAGCGCCCAGACCTGGTTTCTGGGATGTGGTTGGCAAAGCTAAGTG GGACGCTTGGAGTAGTCTGGGAACCATGTCAAGTGAAGATGCGATGAGAGGCTATGTAGCTGAACTCACTCAG ATAGTCGAAATGGTGCCACAGACAGATGAAGTGAGTTATCTTGTCAAGGAGCTCGATGAATTCCAAAAGATGATCAAAGTTGTTCCAGAAGAGACGCTACCAACTGACAGTACATTGAGCTCTCCGACCAGTCTAGGCATGAATGAGTCGCAATCACAAACTCTCTGTAATGGTCATCTTCCAAAACACAGCTCAAAAGAAAACATTTCATCACTCGACAAAAAAGCGCAGCCTCCTCATACAAACACTACAGCGGATACAATGCACGCTACACCAGATATCGTATCCATGGGACAAGCCGAGCCATCCACTGAAAGTCATATAGGAACTCCATCCTTACGAGATAGTGACACTGACAGTGAGGAATACATGGACTCATCCGATGTAGTGTCCACCACATATTCTCTG CCAGGTGTTTCTAAAGAAAAGAAAGTAGATCTCTTAGCCAGTTGTCCCCCTTTAGCGGAGGAAGACAATTACGATAGTAAAGCTGACGCTGCATCTGCCAGTATTTACACGCAGCCAGCCCATAGTAGCCTGCGCTCCACGAATCACATAACAGCCCGACCTAAGCGAATAGACTCTAGCCGTCCTCATACAG GGGAGAGAACAACTTCAACAAGCACTGACACAGTCAATGAGAAATTGAGGATGGCACTACTGAACATGCAACAAGAGGTGAATTCTCTGGAGAAAAGACTTGGTCTTGTCGAGCAAATAACTGTGAATGAAAGGAGGAAACAGCTGGATCAGAGACGAGACATTATG AAATGGTGGCCATTTCCAGAGATGAAACCAAAAACTGTCATTCTGCTACTGATATGGCCCGTATTTGTTGCTTGGTTTATGAGGTTCCTATCATCTCGCAG GAGGCGATAG
- the LOC137387974 gene encoding chromatin target of PRMT1 protein-like, whose amino-acid sequence MKLVGRGLVGRGLVGRGLVGRGLVERGLAGRGLAGRGLAGCGLAGRGLAGRGIVGCGHVGCGLVGRGLVGRGLVGCGLVGRGLVGRGLVGRGLVGAWSCGGVVLWDVVLWGRGLVEAWSCGTWLCGTWLCGTWS is encoded by the exons ATGAA GCTTGTGGGGCGTGGTCTTGTGGGACGTGGTCTTGTGGGGCGTGGTCTTGTGGGACGTGGTCTTGTGGAACGTGGTCTTGCGGGACGTGGTCTTGCGGGACGTGGTCTTGCGGGATGTGGTCTTGCGGGACGTGGTCTTGCGGGACGTGGTATTGTGGGGTGTGGTCATGTGGGGTGTGGTCTTGTGGGACGTGGTCTTGTGGGGCGTGGTCTTGTGGGGTGTGGTCTTGTGGGACGTGGTCTTGTGGGACGTGGTCTTGTGGGACGTGGTCTTGTGGGGGCGTGGTCTTGTGGAGGCGTGGTCTTGTGGGACGTGGTCTTGTGGGGGCGTGGTCTTGTGGAGGCGTGGTCTTGTGGGACGTGGTTGTGTGGGACGTGGTTGTGCGGGACGTGGTCGTAG
- the LOC137387196 gene encoding esterase YbfF-like isoform X2 yields MQVQMNRLNIPGRIILLQSRLTRSARLSTVKLAYTDYQPVTKNYDRNSSFLILHGLFGSKNNWQLLGRKLADRLNTQVVAIDVRNHGDSPHSSQMTYSLMADDVIALMDSLNLKKCHLLGHSMGGRVAMNLALKMPDRLNSLIIEDVLPDQGPFSSEFFIRCMEAMLKLDMNMGGDGLAHFRQKAMKTLEKDIPGIKIREFLIQNLTKMDDDKMARWRCNVKAIQANWPEIMKGTLPNATQFNRPTCFIGGGKSPYLREGSYTEENKAVILKYFPQAECHVVPAAGHLVHSEQPDVFLERVCTFLRTML; encoded by the exons TGCAAATGAATCGACTCAACATACCTGGACGAATCATTTTGTTGCAGTCAAGGCTTACGCGTTCTGCACGATT GTCCACTGTGAAGCTTGCCTATACAGACTACCAGCCTGTCACCAAAAATTATGACAGAAATTCTTCTTTTCTCATACTGCATGGCCTGTTTGGTTCGAAGAACAATTGGCAGTTACTTGGTAGAAAACTGGCAGACAGGTTAAATACTCAG GTGGTAGCAATAGATGTGAGGAACCATGGAGACAGTCCACACTCTTCCCAAATGACTTATTCTCTAATGGCTGACGATGTAATTGCCTTAATGGACTCATTGAATCTCAAGAAGTGCCATCTGCTTGGCCATAGTATGGGGGGAAGAGTCGCTATGAACCTTGCCTTAAAGATG CCTGACCGCCTAAACTCACTTATCATCGAGGATGTACTGCCTGATCAAGGCCCATTTTCTTCCGAGTTTTTCATTAGATGCATGGAAGCTATGCTAAAGCTGGATATGAACATGGGTGGTGATGGACTTGCCCATTTTAGACAGAAGGCTATGAAAACTTTAGAAAAAGATATACCA GGTATAAAGATTAGAGAATTCTTAATACAAAACCTCACCAAAATGGATGATGATAAGATGGCTAGATGGAGGTGTAATGTCAAAGCTATACAAGCCAACTGGCCAGAAATTATGAAAGGAACTTTGCCCAATGCTACACAGTTTAACCGTCCAACATGTTTTATAGGTGGTGGCAAATCACCATACCTGCG AGAGGGATCTTACACCGAGGAGAACAAAGCGGTCATACTTAAATATTTTCCGCAAGCCGAGTGTCATGTGGTGCCAGCCGCAGGACATTTGGTTCATTCAGAGCAACCAGATGTCTTCTTGGAAAGAGTATGTACTTTTCTTAGAACCATGCTATGA
- the LOC137387196 gene encoding esterase YbfF-like isoform X3, whose protein sequence is MMQMNRLNIPGRIILLQSRLTRSARLSTVKLAYTDYQPVTKNYDRNSSFLILHGLFGSKNNWQLLGRKLADRLNTQVVAIDVRNHGDSPHSSQMTYSLMADDVIALMDSLNLKKCHLLGHSMGGRVAMNLALKMPDRLNSLIIEDVLPDQGPFSSEFFIRCMEAMLKLDMNMGGDGLAHFRQKAMKTLEKDIPGIKIREFLIQNLTKMDDDKMARWRCNVKAIQANWPEIMKGTLPNATQFNRPTCFIGGGKSPYLREGSYTEENKAVILKYFPQAECHVVPAAGHLVHSEQPDVFLERVCTFLRTML, encoded by the exons TGCAAATGAATCGACTCAACATACCTGGACGAATCATTTTGTTGCAGTCAAGGCTTACGCGTTCTGCACGATT GTCCACTGTGAAGCTTGCCTATACAGACTACCAGCCTGTCACCAAAAATTATGACAGAAATTCTTCTTTTCTCATACTGCATGGCCTGTTTGGTTCGAAGAACAATTGGCAGTTACTTGGTAGAAAACTGGCAGACAGGTTAAATACTCAG GTGGTAGCAATAGATGTGAGGAACCATGGAGACAGTCCACACTCTTCCCAAATGACTTATTCTCTAATGGCTGACGATGTAATTGCCTTAATGGACTCATTGAATCTCAAGAAGTGCCATCTGCTTGGCCATAGTATGGGGGGAAGAGTCGCTATGAACCTTGCCTTAAAGATG CCTGACCGCCTAAACTCACTTATCATCGAGGATGTACTGCCTGATCAAGGCCCATTTTCTTCCGAGTTTTTCATTAGATGCATGGAAGCTATGCTAAAGCTGGATATGAACATGGGTGGTGATGGACTTGCCCATTTTAGACAGAAGGCTATGAAAACTTTAGAAAAAGATATACCA GGTATAAAGATTAGAGAATTCTTAATACAAAACCTCACCAAAATGGATGATGATAAGATGGCTAGATGGAGGTGTAATGTCAAAGCTATACAAGCCAACTGGCCAGAAATTATGAAAGGAACTTTGCCCAATGCTACACAGTTTAACCGTCCAACATGTTTTATAGGTGGTGGCAAATCACCATACCTGCG AGAGGGATCTTACACCGAGGAGAACAAAGCGGTCATACTTAAATATTTTCCGCAAGCCGAGTGTCATGTGGTGCCAGCCGCAGGACATTTGGTTCATTCAGAGCAACCAGATGTCTTCTTGGAAAGAGTATGTACTTTTCTTAGAACCATGCTATGA
- the LOC137387196 gene encoding esterase YbfF-like isoform X1: MYKAELKGRYRCRLQMNRLNIPGRIILLQSRLTRSARLSTVKLAYTDYQPVTKNYDRNSSFLILHGLFGSKNNWQLLGRKLADRLNTQVVAIDVRNHGDSPHSSQMTYSLMADDVIALMDSLNLKKCHLLGHSMGGRVAMNLALKMPDRLNSLIIEDVLPDQGPFSSEFFIRCMEAMLKLDMNMGGDGLAHFRQKAMKTLEKDIPGIKIREFLIQNLTKMDDDKMARWRCNVKAIQANWPEIMKGTLPNATQFNRPTCFIGGGKSPYLREGSYTEENKAVILKYFPQAECHVVPAAGHLVHSEQPDVFLERVCTFLRTML; the protein is encoded by the exons ATGTACAAGGCTGAGCTTAAGGGCAGATACAGATGTCGGC TGCAAATGAATCGACTCAACATACCTGGACGAATCATTTTGTTGCAGTCAAGGCTTACGCGTTCTGCACGATT GTCCACTGTGAAGCTTGCCTATACAGACTACCAGCCTGTCACCAAAAATTATGACAGAAATTCTTCTTTTCTCATACTGCATGGCCTGTTTGGTTCGAAGAACAATTGGCAGTTACTTGGTAGAAAACTGGCAGACAGGTTAAATACTCAG GTGGTAGCAATAGATGTGAGGAACCATGGAGACAGTCCACACTCTTCCCAAATGACTTATTCTCTAATGGCTGACGATGTAATTGCCTTAATGGACTCATTGAATCTCAAGAAGTGCCATCTGCTTGGCCATAGTATGGGGGGAAGAGTCGCTATGAACCTTGCCTTAAAGATG CCTGACCGCCTAAACTCACTTATCATCGAGGATGTACTGCCTGATCAAGGCCCATTTTCTTCCGAGTTTTTCATTAGATGCATGGAAGCTATGCTAAAGCTGGATATGAACATGGGTGGTGATGGACTTGCCCATTTTAGACAGAAGGCTATGAAAACTTTAGAAAAAGATATACCA GGTATAAAGATTAGAGAATTCTTAATACAAAACCTCACCAAAATGGATGATGATAAGATGGCTAGATGGAGGTGTAATGTCAAAGCTATACAAGCCAACTGGCCAGAAATTATGAAAGGAACTTTGCCCAATGCTACACAGTTTAACCGTCCAACATGTTTTATAGGTGGTGGCAAATCACCATACCTGCG AGAGGGATCTTACACCGAGGAGAACAAAGCGGTCATACTTAAATATTTTCCGCAAGCCGAGTGTCATGTGGTGCCAGCCGCAGGACATTTGGTTCATTCAGAGCAACCAGATGTCTTCTTGGAAAGAGTATGTACTTTTCTTAGAACCATGCTATGA
- the LOC137387196 gene encoding uncharacterized protein isoform X4, whose amino-acid sequence MYKAELKGRYRCRLQMNRLNIPGRIILLQSRLTRSARLSTVKLAYTDYQPVTKNYDRNSSFLILHGLFGSKNNWQLLGRKLADRLNTQVVAIDVRNHGDSPHSSQMTYSLMADDVIALMDSLNLKKCHLLGHSMGGRVAMNLALKMPDRLNSLIIEDVLPDQGPFSSEFFIRCMEAMLKLDMNMGGDGLAHFRQKAMKTLEKDIPVVANHHTCGKIAASFRCQNFEIFKRLEHKRGILHRGEQSGHT is encoded by the exons ATGTACAAGGCTGAGCTTAAGGGCAGATACAGATGTCGGC TGCAAATGAATCGACTCAACATACCTGGACGAATCATTTTGTTGCAGTCAAGGCTTACGCGTTCTGCACGATT GTCCACTGTGAAGCTTGCCTATACAGACTACCAGCCTGTCACCAAAAATTATGACAGAAATTCTTCTTTTCTCATACTGCATGGCCTGTTTGGTTCGAAGAACAATTGGCAGTTACTTGGTAGAAAACTGGCAGACAGGTTAAATACTCAG GTGGTAGCAATAGATGTGAGGAACCATGGAGACAGTCCACACTCTTCCCAAATGACTTATTCTCTAATGGCTGACGATGTAATTGCCTTAATGGACTCATTGAATCTCAAGAAGTGCCATCTGCTTGGCCATAGTATGGGGGGAAGAGTCGCTATGAACCTTGCCTTAAAGATG CCTGACCGCCTAAACTCACTTATCATCGAGGATGTACTGCCTGATCAAGGCCCATTTTCTTCCGAGTTTTTCATTAGATGCATGGAAGCTATGCTAAAGCTGGATATGAACATGGGTGGTGATGGACTTGCCCATTTTAGACAGAAGGCTATGAAAACTTTAGAAAAAGATATACCA GTGGTGGCAAATCACCATACCTGCGGTAAGATTGCTGCATCATTTCGCTGTCagaattttgaaatatttaaaaggctAGAACACAAG AGAGGGATCTTACACCGAGGAGAACAAAGCGGTCATACTTAA